A genome region from Sphingobium sp. CR2-8 includes the following:
- a CDS encoding flagellar motor switch protein FliM — protein MDDVQTYAFGRGDSQAPIMLSGLDRLSEKLGRRMRALIEPIAGVRPHITAQDTRVLDFGAWTAEVPAFCSLSIYRLLPLKGQMLLRMDAAMISTMVDCFYGGIGNRALPARGEFTPTEDRLIARLADTIVARLVETWADILPLEHGLVLRESAVGYAAAAQPGDQMVLQRFTVSLTREQEWPIDLVFPLSALRGVEALMGSNMPTDEEHRDPVWQTRIARRMRDIRMPARTVLARPNLSLAELMQLKVGDVIPVTIGRSLPLIVGNRIVAHGTIGEQDGRAAFQIEKLAQEPDQ, from the coding sequence ATGGACGACGTACAGACCTACGCCTTCGGGCGCGGGGATTCGCAAGCGCCGATCATGCTGTCGGGGCTGGACCGGCTGAGCGAGAAGCTCGGTCGGCGCATGCGCGCCTTGATAGAGCCGATCGCGGGCGTGCGCCCGCATATCACCGCGCAGGATACGCGCGTTCTGGACTTTGGCGCATGGACGGCGGAAGTACCCGCCTTTTGCAGCCTGTCCATCTATCGCCTGCTGCCCTTGAAGGGGCAGATGCTGCTGCGCATGGACGCGGCGATGATCTCCACCATGGTCGATTGCTTCTATGGCGGCATCGGCAACCGCGCGCTGCCCGCGCGCGGCGAATTCACACCGACCGAAGATCGGCTGATCGCCCGGCTGGCCGACACCATCGTCGCCCGGCTGGTCGAAACCTGGGCCGACATATTGCCGCTGGAACACGGCCTGGTCCTGCGCGAAAGCGCAGTGGGCTATGCCGCCGCCGCGCAGCCGGGCGACCAGATGGTGCTGCAACGCTTCACCGTCTCCCTCACCCGCGAACAGGAATGGCCGATCGACCTGGTCTTCCCGCTGTCGGCCCTGCGCGGCGTCGAAGCGCTGATGGGCAGCAACATGCCCACGGACGAAGAACATCGCGATCCCGTCTGGCAGACGCGCATCGCTCGCCGCATGCGCGACATCCGCATGCCAGCGCGTACCGTATTGGCACGTCCCAACCTCTCGCTGGCGGAGCTGATGCAGCTCAAGGTCGGCGACGTCATTCCCGTCACCATCGGCCGATCGCTGCCGCTGATCGTGGGAAACCGCATCGTCGCGCATGGCACGATCGGCGAACAGGACGGCCGCGCCGCCTTCCAGATTGAAAAGCTTGCACAGGAACCCGATCAATGA
- a CDS encoding FliI/YscN family ATPase yields MIRAALAQAESLFDHLQVQNRAPRRIGRLVSHDAGMLEVTGFRRPIGSGARVMASDGSVCRAEVVGFRGDRTLLVPLDADAPLENGIRVEPDSQANMVQVGDGLIGRVIDAMGQPLDRKGPIIAGGTWPLNGVKGNVLDRGRVTEAFDLGVRAVNALLTAGRGQRIAIIAGSGVGKSVLMGQMIAGAEADIVVVGLIGERGREVSDFLETKLKHTMHKSIVVAVPADHPPVLRLRAAARATAIAEYYRARGKKVLLLIDSLTRCAHAQREIGLALGEPPAMKGYPPSALALIPRLVERAGVDARTGGSITALYTVLADGDDTDDPIVDAARAIVDGHFVLSRHLSEQSIFPAIDIGKSLSRVMADVVDDDHRVAAANYRRLWAAYEENRDLILMGAYRPGNDPVIDEAVRRRQEILDFIRQDQKSRIDLGTSADALIAGFSA; encoded by the coding sequence TTGATCCGCGCCGCGCTGGCCCAGGCCGAAAGCCTGTTCGACCATCTCCAGGTCCAGAACCGCGCGCCCCGCCGCATCGGCCGACTGGTCAGCCATGATGCGGGCATGCTGGAAGTCACCGGCTTTCGTCGTCCGATCGGCTCTGGCGCGCGCGTCATGGCCAGCGACGGCTCCGTCTGTCGCGCCGAAGTCGTTGGCTTCCGCGGCGACCGCACCCTGCTGGTCCCGCTGGACGCCGACGCGCCGCTGGAAAACGGCATCCGCGTCGAACCCGACAGCCAGGCCAATATGGTGCAGGTCGGCGACGGCCTGATCGGTCGCGTCATAGACGCCATGGGCCAGCCGCTCGACCGCAAGGGGCCGATCATCGCGGGCGGCACCTGGCCCTTGAACGGCGTGAAGGGCAATGTCCTCGACCGGGGCCGCGTCACCGAAGCCTTCGACCTCGGCGTCCGCGCCGTCAACGCGCTGCTCACCGCCGGTCGCGGCCAGCGCATCGCCATCATCGCTGGCTCCGGCGTGGGTAAATCCGTGCTGATGGGCCAGATGATTGCCGGGGCCGAAGCCGACATCGTCGTCGTCGGCCTGATCGGCGAACGCGGCCGCGAAGTCAGCGACTTCTTGGAAACCAAGCTCAAGCACACGATGCACAAGAGCATCGTCGTCGCCGTCCCCGCCGATCATCCCCCGGTGCTGCGCCTGCGCGCCGCCGCGCGCGCCACCGCCATCGCCGAATATTATCGCGCCCGTGGCAAGAAGGTGCTGCTCCTCATCGACAGCCTCACCCGTTGCGCCCATGCGCAGCGGGAAATCGGTCTGGCGCTGGGCGAACCGCCCGCGATGAAGGGCTATCCGCCGTCCGCCCTGGCGCTCATTCCCCGCTTGGTCGAAAGGGCAGGGGTGGACGCCCGCACCGGCGGATCGATCACTGCGCTCTACACCGTGCTGGCCGATGGCGACGACACCGACGATCCGATCGTCGACGCCGCCCGCGCCATCGTGGACGGCCATTTCGTCCTGTCGCGGCACCTGTCCGAACAATCCATCTTTCCCGCCATCGACATCGGCAAGTCCTTGTCGCGCGTCATGGCCGATGTGGTGGATGACGACCATCGCGTGGCCGCCGCCAATTACCGCCGCCTCTGGGCCGCCTATGAGGAAAATCGCGACCTCATCCTGATGGGTGCCTATCGCCCCGGCAACGATCCCGTCATCGACGAAGCGGTCCGCCGCCGTCAGGAAATCCTCGACTTCATCCGTCAGGACCAGAAAAGCCGCATCGATCTCGGCACCAGCGCCGATGCGCTGATCGCAGGCTTTAGCGCATGA
- the fliF gene encoding flagellar basal-body MS-ring/collar protein FliF, producing MSENALSTNVGASAPTLATSPAFGTGAKGVDALKARFTGFIKQPAVAKSLPLLGLLGTVAVAGAAWLALREPPQRDLFRALPDSDKSAVAQVLDQSGIKYGFDNSGGMTVGQDDYFKAKMMLAAQGLPKSAPDGNSMIDSLPMGASRAVEGEKLRSAREMDLARTIEAIDSVETAKVHLAVEPPSVFLRERSKPSASVMLRLANGRTLTDAQVSAIVHLVASSIPELNPDDISVVDQNGRLLSNNDGNAADDRQLAVQGKIEDRYRQSVIALLTPILGQGNFSTEVHAELNFAERQATRETYPQDEARLRNETGTWASDPRGQGTGEASGIPGALSNQAPVNPTVTQTNPNGQAVTQGQTAQGAQAGQPGTPPNPLMKTEETFNRSFELGREVSVTRDAIGTVKRLSVAVALDTAPDGKARTPQEIAALEALVKGAVGFDQTRGDVVALSSRSFLKTEEATTPWYEADWMSPLVRNVSALLVALLVIFGIGRPLLKRRAAAQDAQVAQTAETGQAIGREISSEITKQATVLTPDGAAPKITLDMISSTYDYAQRADLIRNFVKQDPDRAALVVRDLLKEGKKENA from the coding sequence ATGAGCGAGAACGCACTCAGCACCAATGTCGGCGCATCGGCGCCCACTCTTGCCACCAGCCCTGCCTTCGGGACCGGGGCCAAGGGTGTGGACGCGCTCAAGGCGCGCTTCACCGGCTTCATCAAACAACCCGCCGTGGCAAAGAGCCTGCCGCTGCTCGGCCTGCTCGGCACCGTCGCGGTAGCGGGCGCGGCCTGGCTTGCGCTGCGCGAACCGCCGCAGCGCGACCTGTTCCGCGCCTTGCCCGACAGCGACAAGTCCGCCGTCGCGCAGGTGCTGGACCAGAGCGGCATCAAATATGGCTTCGACAATAGCGGCGGCATGACCGTCGGGCAGGACGATTATTTCAAGGCGAAGATGATGCTCGCCGCCCAGGGCCTGCCCAAGAGCGCGCCCGACGGCAACAGCATGATCGACAGCCTGCCGATGGGCGCATCGCGTGCCGTCGAAGGCGAAAAGCTGCGCTCCGCCCGCGAAATGGATCTCGCCCGCACGATCGAGGCGATCGATAGCGTCGAAACCGCCAAGGTGCATCTGGCCGTCGAACCGCCCAGCGTCTTCCTGCGCGAACGGTCCAAACCCTCCGCCTCGGTGATGCTGCGCCTCGCCAATGGCCGCACGCTCACCGATGCGCAGGTCAGCGCGATCGTCCATCTCGTCGCCTCCTCGATCCCGGAACTCAACCCGGACGATATTTCGGTTGTCGACCAGAATGGCCGCCTGCTCAGCAACAACGACGGCAACGCCGCCGACGATCGCCAGCTTGCCGTGCAGGGCAAGATCGAGGATCGCTATCGCCAGTCGGTGATCGCGCTGCTGACGCCCATCCTGGGTCAGGGCAATTTCTCGACCGAGGTGCATGCCGAACTGAACTTCGCGGAGCGTCAGGCTACCCGCGAAACCTATCCGCAGGACGAAGCGCGCCTGCGCAACGAAACGGGCACCTGGGCGTCCGATCCGCGCGGCCAGGGTACGGGTGAAGCATCGGGCATCCCCGGCGCGCTCAGCAACCAGGCCCCGGTCAACCCGACCGTGACCCAGACCAATCCCAACGGTCAGGCGGTGACGCAGGGGCAAACGGCGCAGGGTGCGCAGGCGGGCCAGCCCGGCACGCCGCCCAACCCGCTGATGAAGACGGAAGAAACCTTCAACCGCAGCTTCGAACTGGGCCGGGAAGTTTCCGTCACCCGCGACGCCATCGGCACGGTCAAGCGCCTGTCGGTCGCCGTCGCGCTGGACACCGCGCCGGATGGCAAGGCGCGCACGCCGCAGGAAATCGCCGCGTTGGAAGCGCTGGTGAAGGGCGCGGTCGGTTTCGACCAGACCCGCGGCGACGTGGTAGCCCTGTCTTCACGCAGCTTCCTCAAGACCGAAGAAGCGACGACCCCCTGGTACGAAGCCGACTGGATGTCGCCACTGGTGCGCAACGTGTCGGCTTTGCTGGTCGCGCTGCTGGTGATCTTCGGCATCGGCCGTCCGCTGCTCAAGCGTCGTGCCGCCGCGCAGGACGCCCAGGTCGCGCAAACCGCCGAAACCGGCCAGGCCATCGGTCGCGAGATTTCGAGCGAGATCACCAAACAGGCGACCGTCCTGACGCCCGATGGCGCCGCGCCCAAGATCACGCTGGATATGATCTCGTCCACCTATGACTATGCGCAGCGCGCCGACCTCATCCGCAATTTCGTCAAGCAGGACCCCGATCGGGCCGCGCTCGTCGTCCGCGACCTCCTGAAGGAGGGGAAGAAAGAAAATGCCTGA
- a CDS encoding sigma-54 interaction domain-containing protein, protein MSTLDVSRGVCALLPGLQHWLENAYYTVRIVDAASPRERADSREQEGKRILLATEIGHATHRDILLNVRDGAPSLVPAANGLPARVAFGIADMGFAFALIAELVRPASVPAVGDGGSARLMTLASRVARSDATVLIQGDTGTGKEGMARFLHAQSGRIAHDFIAVNCAALPETMMEAMLFGHKKGSFTGAANASEGLFLAADGGTLFLDEIAELPLSLQSKLLRALQEGEVLPVGATHPVPVNVRIIAACNRNLAQEVAAGRFREDLYWRLNVMPLELRPLAERPGDVAAIAAAMLLRHQDMAKAGFVWPTADAMDKLTAHAFPGNARELGNLLQRALVLRDGDMIEADDLHLARAPQPLRVVTPIVAPASIAVEPTRLRDVAHHSKLEAIRIALRETDGHRAAAARKLGISERTLRYRLAEMRELAAA, encoded by the coding sequence ATGTCGACACTAGACGTGAGCCGTGGCGTCTGCGCGCTTCTTCCGGGGCTGCAGCACTGGCTTGAAAATGCCTATTACACCGTACGAATAGTCGATGCCGCCAGCCCCCGTGAACGGGCCGATAGCCGCGAACAGGAAGGCAAGCGGATATTGCTGGCGACCGAAATCGGCCATGCCACCCATCGCGACATCCTGCTCAACGTGCGGGATGGCGCGCCTTCGCTGGTTCCGGCCGCAAACGGCCTGCCCGCGCGCGTCGCTTTCGGCATCGCGGACATGGGTTTTGCCTTTGCCCTGATCGCTGAACTCGTTCGCCCGGCATCGGTTCCCGCCGTCGGCGACGGCGGCAGCGCTCGTCTCATGACGCTGGCCAGCCGCGTCGCCCGGAGCGATGCCACCGTGCTGATCCAGGGCGACACCGGCACCGGCAAGGAAGGCATGGCGCGCTTCCTTCATGCCCAGTCGGGCCGCATCGCCCACGACTTCATCGCCGTCAACTGCGCCGCGCTGCCTGAAACCATGATGGAAGCGATGCTGTTCGGTCATAAAAAGGGCAGCTTCACCGGCGCGGCCAACGCCTCGGAAGGGCTGTTCCTGGCGGCGGATGGCGGCACGCTGTTTCTCGACGAAATCGCCGAACTGCCGCTTTCGCTTCAGTCCAAGCTGCTGCGCGCGTTGCAGGAAGGCGAAGTTCTGCCCGTCGGTGCGACCCATCCGGTGCCGGTCAACGTCCGCATCATCGCGGCCTGCAACCGCAACCTCGCGCAGGAAGTCGCCGCCGGCCGCTTCCGCGAAGATCTCTACTGGCGTTTGAACGTCATGCCGCTGGAACTGCGCCCGCTGGCCGAACGTCCCGGCGACGTGGCCGCGATCGCCGCAGCCATGCTGCTGCGCCACCAGGATATGGCGAAGGCCGGTTTCGTCTGGCCGACCGCCGATGCGATGGACAAGCTGACCGCTCACGCCTTTCCCGGCAATGCGCGCGAACTGGGCAATCTGCTCCAGCGCGCGCTGGTGCTGCGCGACGGCGACATGATCGAGGCGGACGACCTGCACCTCGCTCGTGCGCCGCAGCCGCTGCGCGTCGTCACGCCGATCGTCGCGCCCGCATCCATCGCGGTCGAGCCGACCCGCCTGCGCGACGTCGCGCATCACAGCAAGCTGGAAGCCATCCGCATCGCCTTGCGCGAAACCGATGGTCACCGTGCCGCCGCCGCCCGCAAGCTGGGCATTTCCGAACGCACGCTGCGCTATCGGCTCGCCGAAATGCGCGAGCTGGCAGCGGCTTGA
- the fliG gene encoding flagellar motor switch protein FliG, whose product MPEIVPGRPEALKGSAAAAVLLMLFDEDEAAQILSRLEPDEVRQLGYAMYDVQDVDPEEVNEALDHFVTKAKKRTTIGYGATRHIRGAMTKALGEERAETILARITPPTRSTQLEMLKWMDAKEIGVLIEMEHPQIMAIVLAHLEAPVAADVLQLLPSEYQEEIVYRIATLGPVSNEALDDLEQLLLRGPVKKQGAASQRGGTVEAAAIMNNVRKDNEQRIMKAVAKRDKMIAQTIEEEMFVFDNLIDMDDKNLGTLMRTVDSQVLVVALKGANDILKAKIFSCMSARAAQAIADEIEERGPIRLAEVIDAQKLIIATARRMADAGTIMLGGKGNDFV is encoded by the coding sequence ATGCCTGAGATCGTTCCCGGTCGTCCCGAGGCGCTGAAAGGCAGCGCCGCCGCCGCAGTCCTGCTCATGCTCTTTGACGAGGATGAAGCCGCCCAGATATTGTCCCGCCTGGAACCCGACGAAGTGCGCCAGCTTGGCTATGCCATGTATGACGTGCAGGATGTCGATCCCGAGGAAGTGAACGAGGCGCTCGACCATTTCGTCACCAAGGCCAAGAAGCGCACCACCATCGGCTATGGCGCGACCCGCCATATCCGCGGCGCGATGACCAAGGCGTTGGGCGAGGAGCGCGCGGAAACCATCCTGGCGCGCATCACCCCGCCGACCCGTTCCACCCAGCTGGAAATGCTGAAGTGGATGGATGCCAAGGAAATCGGCGTGCTGATCGAAATGGAGCATCCGCAGATCATGGCGATCGTGCTGGCCCATCTGGAGGCGCCGGTCGCGGCCGACGTGCTGCAACTGCTGCCGTCCGAATATCAGGAAGAGATCGTCTATCGCATCGCCACGCTCGGCCCCGTGTCTAATGAGGCGCTGGACGATCTGGAACAACTGCTGCTGCGCGGTCCTGTGAAAAAGCAGGGCGCGGCGTCGCAGCGCGGCGGCACGGTCGAAGCGGCCGCGATCATGAACAATGTCCGCAAGGACAATGAACAGCGGATCATGAAGGCTGTCGCCAAGCGCGACAAGATGATCGCCCAGACGATCGAGGAGGAGATGTTCGTCTTCGACAACCTCATCGACATGGACGACAAGAATCTGGGCACACTGATGCGCACCGTCGACAGCCAGGTGCTGGTCGTGGCGCTCAAGGGCGCGAACGACATTTTGAAGGCGAAGATCTTCAGTTGCATGTCAGCGCGCGCCGCGCAGGCGATCGCCGACGAGATCGAGGAACGCGGGCCGATTCGCCTCGCCGAAGTGATCGACGCGCAGAAGCTCATCATCGCCACCGCGCGCCGCATGGCCGACGCCGGCACCATCATGCTGGGCGGCAAGGGGAACGACTTTGTCTAA
- a CDS encoding flagellin N-terminal helical domain-containing protein, with amino-acid sequence MTVIGTNTAALRSANASSAATKALGTAMERLSTGKRINSAKDDAAGLAIASTMTAQIKGMTQGIRNANDGISLAQTAEGALNEVSNMLQRMRELTVQRTNGTNSTEAVANIDAEKDQLSVQINDILTKTEFNGKALFPTTASTVTIQAGANDTDTVSISLSAISVSAVAGASAAVDTADLGDFDTVLQTVATARATLGAVQNRLESSVNNLTNNITNLTDARSRIEDADFSAETTALAKQQILSQASTAMLAQANQSQQGVLKLIG; translated from the coding sequence ATGACTGTTATCGGAACCAACACTGCAGCGCTGCGCTCGGCCAACGCTTCTTCGGCCGCCACCAAGGCGCTGGGCACCGCGATGGAACGCCTGTCGACCGGCAAGCGCATCAACAGCGCGAAGGACGACGCCGCTGGCCTAGCCATCGCATCGACCATGACCGCGCAGATCAAGGGCATGACCCAGGGCATCCGCAACGCCAATGACGGCATCAGCCTGGCGCAGACGGCGGAAGGCGCGCTGAACGAAGTCAGCAACATGCTGCAGCGCATGCGTGAACTGACGGTGCAGCGCACCAACGGCACGAACAGCACCGAAGCGGTCGCCAACATCGACGCCGAAAAGGATCAACTGTCGGTCCAGATCAACGACATCCTGACCAAGACGGAATTCAACGGCAAGGCGCTGTTCCCGACCACGGCTTCGACCGTGACGATCCAGGCCGGCGCCAACGACACCGACACCGTTTCCATCAGCCTGAGCGCCATCAGCGTTTCAGCGGTAGCCGGCGCCTCTGCAGCGGTCGACACCGCAGACCTGGGTGACTTCGACACCGTGCTGCAGACGGTCGCCACCGCCCGCGCCACGCTCGGCGCCGTGCAGAACCGCCTGGAATCGTCGGTCAACAACCTGACCAACAACATCACCAACCTGACCGATGCCCGCAGCCGCATCGAAGACGCCGACTTCTCGGCCGAAACGACGGCGCTCGCCAAGCAGCAGATCCTGAGCCAGGCGTCGACCGCGATGCTGGCGCAGGCCAACCAGAGCCAGCAGGGCGTTCTGAAGCTGATCGGCTAA
- a CDS encoding FliH/SctL family protein, whose amino-acid sequence MSNFWGNVAVQDATPVAVAGFRPVEGGFRSLYAALPGQTGPATMRNGVIEAEPEIDLMEEARMEAFTMGFDEGCRVTAQTHGEEADARERLTQALEMLAPAPSGMLSTMLSATVVRLVEQIVGEVEIDIERLVQRCDTVAAFIEDNEGKSALHLHPDDITLLEGETIGVKLVGDKAMHRGCVRLETADGWVEDGPDVRLARLRALMDDMEGKP is encoded by the coding sequence TTGTCTAACTTTTGGGGCAATGTTGCGGTTCAGGATGCGACACCGGTGGCGGTCGCCGGTTTTCGCCCGGTCGAAGGCGGCTTTCGCAGTCTCTATGCCGCTTTGCCCGGACAGACCGGACCCGCCACGATGCGCAACGGCGTGATCGAAGCGGAGCCGGAAATCGACCTGATGGAGGAGGCCCGGATGGAAGCCTTCACCATGGGGTTCGACGAAGGCTGCCGCGTCACCGCCCAGACCCATGGCGAGGAAGCCGACGCGCGCGAACGCCTGACGCAGGCGCTGGAAATGCTCGCGCCCGCGCCCAGCGGCATGTTGTCGACCATGTTGTCGGCCACCGTCGTCCGCCTGGTCGAACAGATTGTCGGTGAGGTCGAAATCGACATCGAACGGCTGGTGCAGCGCTGCGACACCGTCGCCGCCTTCATCGAAGATAATGAGGGCAAGAGCGCGCTGCACCTCCATCCCGACGACATCACCCTGCTGGAAGGCGAGACGATCGGCGTCAAGCTGGTCGGCGACAAGGCCATGCATCGCGGCTGTGTGCGGCTCGAAACCGCCGACGGCTGGGTCGAGGATGGCCCGGACGTGCGCCTGGCGCGGCTGCGCGCGCTGATGGACGATATGGAGGGCAAGCCTTGA
- a CDS encoding flagellar basal body-associated FliL family protein has product MSDEPKAKKKKGGSMKMILLLVVGVVVGGAGAAGGLYAAGFFSPKAEGPKEDPNKPVLVLAGEDAQAVATAHGWAGEGGGGGEGGGHAAGGGESHAASAGHAPGKGIDLPTPVNPAAYQATYFQLQQPFTSNMSDTDAFAQISIAVSSYYDYRVIAAIKQHEMPIRSQVLMMLAQQPQEVLDTPQGKQALQGKLKTIINDVLKQKTGYGGVDNVYFTNFVIQ; this is encoded by the coding sequence ATGAGCGACGAGCCGAAGGCCAAGAAGAAAAAAGGCGGGAGCATGAAGATGATCCTGCTGCTGGTCGTGGGTGTCGTCGTAGGTGGTGCAGGCGCGGCAGGCGGGCTGTACGCCGCAGGCTTTTTCAGCCCCAAGGCGGAAGGGCCGAAGGAAGATCCCAACAAGCCGGTGCTGGTCCTGGCCGGTGAGGACGCGCAGGCGGTCGCCACGGCCCATGGCTGGGCGGGCGAGGGCGGTGGCGGCGGCGAAGGCGGCGGTCATGCCGCTGGCGGCGGCGAAAGCCATGCCGCGTCAGCGGGTCACGCGCCGGGCAAGGGCATCGATCTGCCCACGCCGGTCAATCCGGCCGCCTATCAGGCCACCTATTTCCAGCTGCAACAGCCCTTCACATCCAACATGTCGGATACCGACGCCTTCGCCCAGATCAGCATCGCGGTGTCGAGCTATTATGATTATCGCGTGATCGCCGCGATCAAGCAGCATGAGATGCCGATCCGCAGCCAGGTGCTGATGATGTTGGCGCAGCAGCCGCAGGAAGTGCTCGACACGCCGCAGGGCAAGCAGGCGCTCCAGGGCAAGCTCAAGACCATCATCAACGATGTCCTGAAGCAGAAGACTGGCTATGGCGGCGTCGACAACGTCTATTTCACGAACTTCGTGATCCAGTAA
- the fliE gene encoding flagellar hook-basal body complex protein FliE, which translates to MNGVSPTDSVMAIRNAILQKNAALRDVASTGPVGGASGPGGTQGTAPGGFTEALNSALQQVNGLQNQAGEAAASFERGETTDIAAVMLAKQQASVSFEATLQVRNKLLSAYKDIMSMPV; encoded by the coding sequence ATCAACGGCGTTTCACCCACCGACAGCGTCATGGCGATCCGCAACGCCATCCTGCAAAAGAACGCGGCCCTGCGCGATGTCGCGTCGACCGGGCCGGTCGGCGGCGCATCCGGTCCCGGCGGCACGCAGGGCACCGCGCCCGGCGGCTTTACCGAAGCGCTCAACAGCGCGCTGCAACAGGTCAACGGCCTGCAGAACCAGGCTGGCGAAGCCGCCGCCTCGTTCGAACGGGGCGAAACGACCGACATCGCCGCGGTCATGCTGGCCAAGCAGCAGGCTTCGGTCAGCTTCGAAGCGACCCTCCAGGTCCGCAACAAACTCCTGTCCGCCTATAAGGACATTATGAGCATGCCGGTTTAA
- the fliN gene encoding flagellar motor switch protein FliN, with amino-acid sequence MSDMSEAPRMDRGEDPLAKMTNNRQFKLLADIPVRMSVEVGSTSLRLAEVMDLAEGSIVELDRQADDLLDIMVNGALIAKGEVVTVNGRYGIRIVDIAATENRLAGIERRG; translated from the coding sequence ATGAGCGACATGAGCGAAGCCCCCCGCATGGACCGGGGCGAAGATCCGTTGGCCAAGATGACCAACAATCGTCAGTTCAAGCTGCTGGCCGATATCCCCGTGCGCATGTCTGTGGAGGTCGGCTCGACCTCGTTGCGCCTGGCCGAAGTCATGGATCTGGCCGAGGGCAGCATCGTGGAACTGGACCGCCAGGCCGACGATCTGCTCGACATCATGGTCAATGGCGCGCTGATCGCCAAGGGCGAGGTGGTGACGGTCAACGGCCGCTATGGCATCCGCATCGTGGATATCGCGGCCACCGAAAACCGCCTGGCCGGTATCGAACGGCGCGGTTGA